In the genome of Bacillota bacterium, the window TCAAGGCCCCCATCATGGGGGTGTTGGGGATGTCCCTCCCCAGCGTGTCCAGCGAAATGCGACTGGCGTCCACGGTGAACACCTTCCCCTTGTCGGAGGGGAGCTTCAGCCGCGCCCGCATTTCACCCGGTCCGCGGGCGGTGTTGATGAGAATGATGCCGTCGTCGGGGAGGCCTGCCGTCACATCGCTCTTGCCCACCAGGGTTGGATCGAGCACGATCACCACCCGCGGGCTCTTTACACCGGAGTAGACGTAGATGGGCTCGTCCCCGATGCGGTTGAACGCCAGCATGGGGGCTCCCATCCGCTCCGGCCCATACTCGGGGAAGCCCTGCACGAACTTGCCGGCCGCTGCCGCTGCCTCTGCCAGAAGTACTGCCGCCGTCTTGGCGCCCTGTCCGCCCCGCGCGTGCCACCTGATTTCCGTGGTGGGCACAGGCCTCACCCCTTCTCCTTGACGGAATTATCTCCAATTTCCCGCATAACGTTGAGACCGGGCGCCTTTGCGGCCCCGGTCTCCCAGGACTCACCGATCCTAATGGTACCCCTTGTCCTCGGTCCCGTCAAGGAAAACTGGGCTGGACGGCAAGACTGCGCTGGGCGCTCACGGGATGCACAGCTGCAGGGCGGCCACCATGAGCAGACCCGGGATGCCCAGGTATCCGACCGCCAGGGCGGTAACCGGGTTGAGGGAGAGATGCAGTCCGAAGAGAGCGCCGGCGAGGTTCACCGCCCACAGGGCCAGGCCTCCC includes:
- a CDS encoding 2-oxoacid:acceptor oxidoreductase family protein yields the protein MPTTEIRWHARGGQGAKTAAVLLAEAAAAAGKFVQGFPEYGPERMGAPMLAFNRIGDEPIYVYSGVKSPRVVIVLDPTLVGKSDVTAGLPDDGIILINTARGPGEMRARLKLPSDKGKVFTVDASRISLDTLGRDIPNTPMMGALMRASGLIAYEQFLTVTEEQLHHKFRNRPELVDANVKALRRGYEEVRGE
- a CDS encoding pro-sigmaK processing inhibitor BofA family protein; this encodes MDPQLLAAYGFGLLLLYVVVRLFYRPLRWVGVAAGRAVLGGLALWAVNLAGALFGLHLSLNPVTALAVGYLGIPGLLMVAALQLCIP